From a single Wolbachia endosymbiont of Oedothorax gibbosus genomic region:
- a CDS encoding RadC family protein, translating to MNNNNKSKDKNEFIEEIERIRQSGGGKALLNHEIVAIFLSVVHGKTQAQAIARRLTDKYSGISKIFSQEMDDLKMVEGVTDDTTAIISCVKETLERAPTEEFKEEPVIDDWEKVAKYLSTSIGYSERENLKVMYLNKGYRLVGKETYTGTVDHIPFYITEITRKAVLARATSIIISHNQPGGTVKPSERDKAMTKNLASACATIGIKLADHIIVAGNNYFSFKEKGLL from the coding sequence ATGAATAATAATAATAAAAGTAAAGATAAAAATGAATTTATAGAAGAAATAGAGAGAATACGACAAAGCGGGGGAGGAAAGGCCTTACTTAATCATGAAATAGTAGCAATATTTCTAAGTGTAGTGCATGGTAAGACCCAAGCCCAAGCTATTGCTAGAAGGTTAACAGACAAGTATTCTGGAATAAGTAAGATCTTCAGCCAAGAGATGGATGATCTGAAAATGGTAGAAGGGGTGACTGATGATACAACAGCGATAATTTCGTGTGTTAAGGAAACTTTAGAGAGGGCACCAACCGAAGAGTTCAAGGAAGAACCGGTAATAGACGATTGGGAAAAGGTCGCAAAATATTTAAGTACGAGTATTGGTTACTCAGAAAGAGAAAATCTCAAAGTAATGTATTTGAATAAAGGGTATCGTTTAGTAGGAAAAGAGACTTATACTGGTACAGTTGATCATATACCTTTTTATATAACAGAAATAACAAGAAAAGCAGTACTTGCAAGAGCAACATCAATTATAATATCTCATAACCAGCCTGGAGGAACTGTAAAGCCATCAGAACGTGATAAAGCTATGACTAAAAACTTAGCTTCAGCTTGTGCAACCATAGGTATAAAGTTAGCAGATCACATTATTGTTGCAGGCAACAACTATTTTAGTTTCAAGGAAAAAGGATTGTTATGA
- a CDS encoding helix-turn-helix domain-containing protein, protein MAANNPNFLDYKVGQKVRSCRLAKRYTQKDLASKIGTKYQVILQYEKGKRKISIRRLYSIAEALSVSIIDLIPEHTISNENSYLESEGKEILDLVEKYEKIENQELRNVVYSLITSAQASKENSRKVARIEVAKNLVKAGVSVEIIFQATGLSTEEYSNAEEKTTSVDYRMGQRIKKLRIMRKYTQEDLAKKISITHQKISDYEQGNIAVPLEKLYEIAKALSVSIKDLLTRRHSEASSGLIEKYREIEDQELRNGFYVLIKSLSEGMEIIAGKVKKAEKAEIAKNLRRLGISIDIVSRTTGATELLF, encoded by the coding sequence GTGGCTGCTAATAACCCTAATTTTTTAGACTACAAAGTAGGACAGAAAGTAAGAAGTTGTAGGCTAGCGAAGAGATATACTCAAAAGGATTTAGCAAGTAAAATCGGTACAAAATATCAGGTCATACTACAGTATGAAAAAGGAAAGCGTAAAATTTCAATCAGAAGGTTATATAGCATCGCAGAAGCACTATCAGTTAGCATTATAGATCTTATTCCTGAACACACAATATCAAATGAAAACAGTTATCTCGAGAGTGAGGGGAAAGAGATATTAGATCTAGTAGAAAAGTATGAGAAAATTGAGAATCAAGAATTACGTAATGTAGTTTATTCATTAATTACATCTGCACAGGCTAGCAAGGAAAATAGTAGAAAAGTGGCAAGAATAGAGGTGGCAAAGAATCTAGTTAAAGCAGGAGTTTCTGTTGAAATAATTTTCCAAGCAACGGGCTTATCAACTGAAGAATATAGTAATGCAGAGGAAAAAACTACTTCTGTAGACTACAGGATGGGACAAAGGATAAAAAAGCTAAGGATAATGCGAAAGTACACTCAGGAAGACTTGGCAAAAAAAATTAGTATAACGCATCAAAAAATAAGCGACTATGAACAAGGAAATATTGCTGTTCCACTTGAAAAGTTATATGAAATAGCAAAGGCGTTATCAGTCAGCATTAAAGATCTACTTACAAGGCGACATAGTGAAGCAAGCAGTGGTTTAATAGAGAAATACAGGGAAATTGAGGATCAAGAGTTACGCAACGGATTTTATGTACTGATCAAATCTTTATCTGAAGGTATGGAGATTATTGCAGGAAAGGTCAAGAAAGCGGAAAAAGCCGAAATTGCAAAGAATCTACGTAGATTAGGAATTTCTATCGATATTGTTTCACGAACAACTGGGGCAACTGAGCTACTTTTTTAA
- a CDS encoding Rpn family recombination-promoting nuclease/putative transposase — protein MALSKFLDPKNDLSFKKIFGSEKNKNILIHFLNDILGFSGDNEIKEIEFLSTIMDPEIASDKQSIVDVLCKDSIGHRFVIEMQLARDKGFEKRAQLYAAKAYSRQLDKSGNYIDLQKVFFIAISNCNLLPNEVDYLSTHNIRDVKTNGHYLKDFQFVFIELPKFTKSRVEQLESIVDRWLFFFKYAEETTDEDLMRIAEKAPIIKLAYDELDKFRWNEKDLIAYEERIMDLRKEEGILAQKLDDATEKGREEGREEGREEGIQIGHEKGRAEGIQIGAEKGREEGEKQAKIAVAKNSLKAGVSIDVIAQITGLSLDEIQKLRN, from the coding sequence ATGGCTCTTTCAAAGTTTCTCGATCCAAAAAATGATCTAAGTTTTAAGAAAATCTTTGGCTCTGAGAAGAACAAAAATATTCTTATACACTTTTTAAACGATATCTTAGGCTTTTCTGGTGATAATGAGATAAAAGAAATAGAATTTCTCAGTACTATCATGGATCCTGAAATTGCCTCTGATAAACAAAGTATTGTTGATGTTCTTTGCAAAGACTCTATTGGTCATAGATTTGTCATCGAAATGCAGCTCGCTCGTGATAAAGGCTTTGAAAAACGTGCCCAATTATATGCCGCTAAAGCTTACTCAAGGCAATTAGATAAATCTGGTAATTACATTGATCTACAGAAAGTTTTCTTTATTGCTATTTCCAATTGTAACTTACTTCCTAACGAAGTTGATTATCTTTCTACTCATAATATACGTGATGTAAAAACCAATGGACATTACTTAAAAGATTTTCAATTCGTCTTTATTGAATTACCTAAATTTACAAAAAGCAGAGTAGAACAGCTAGAAAGCATAGTAGATCGTTGGCTATTTTTCTTTAAATATGCTGAAGAAACGACAGATGAAGATTTAATGAGAATAGCAGAAAAAGCACCAATAATAAAGTTAGCCTACGATGAGTTAGACAAGTTTCGCTGGAATGAGAAAGATCTGATAGCGTACGAAGAAAGGATAATGGATCTCCGCAAAGAAGAAGGCATCCTCGCTCAAAAACTTGATGATGCTACTGAAAAAGGTAGAGAAGAAGGTAGAGAAGAAGGCAGAGAAGAAGGCATCCAAATCGGACATGAAAAAGGCAGAGCGGAAGGTATTCAAATTGGCGCGGAGAAAGGCAGAGAAGAGGGCGAAAAACAGGCTAAAATAGCAGTGGCTAAAAACTCACTTAAGGCCGGTGTCTCTATTGATGTTATAGCTCAAATCACAGGTCTTTCCCTTGATGAAATTCAAAAGTTAAGAAATTAA
- a CDS encoding CatB-related O-acetyltransferase — protein sequence MTIKVYPDPNALYPIEGVTRTCFLKNIITNTQIIVGDYTYYDDPEDIYNFEKNVLYLFDFIKDKLIIGKFCQIATGVRFIMNGSNHAMDSISTYPFKIFGKSWNFASMNVASKGDTIIENDVWIGNSVTIMPGVKISNGTIIGTSALVTKDVEPYAIVGGNPAKCIRKRFDDKTIDFLLQLEWWNWPIEKITENLGAITTGDLETLKKIYEEEKLD from the coding sequence ATGACTATTAAGGTATACCCAGATCCAAATGCATTATACCCTATTGAAGGTGTTACAAGAACATGCTTTCTCAAAAACATTATCACCAATACGCAAATTATTGTTGGTGACTATACATATTATGATGATCCAGAAGACATATATAATTTTGAGAAGAACGTACTGTATCTATTTGATTTCATTAAAGATAAACTTATTATCGGTAAATTCTGTCAAATAGCAACAGGTGTTCGATTTATAATGAATGGCTCGAATCATGCAATGGATAGTATTTCAACTTACCCTTTTAAGATATTTGGAAAGTCTTGGAATTTTGCTTCAATGAACGTAGCAAGTAAAGGTGATACAATAATAGAGAATGATGTCTGGATTGGAAACTCTGTCACAATTATGCCTGGTGTTAAGATTAGTAATGGTACCATTATTGGTACGAGCGCTCTTGTTACAAAAGACGTTGAACCCTATGCGATTGTTGGTGGTAACCCTGCGAAGTGTATTCGGAAAAGATTTGATGATAAAACCATTGATTTTCTATTGCAGCTAGAATGGTGGAATTGGCCAATCGAAAAAATTACAGAGAATTTAGGAGCCATTACAACAGGAGATTTAGAAACTTTGAAAAAAATTTATGAGGAGGAAAAATTAGACTAA
- a CDS encoding nuclear transport factor 2 family protein, with protein MVNQNLNKAESYYMAMYTKSFDEMASYIHPHVCFIGPLANFNGKESVVEAAKNFSMFFRRLTIRERFISGNKVMLVLDFDCSDPVGTLRGASFLSFSDGLISRIELFYDARPFEKKKDEIFTQN; from the coding sequence ATGGTGAATCAAAATCTAAATAAAGCAGAGTCTTATTACATGGCTATGTATACAAAAAGTTTTGATGAGATGGCTTCATATATTCATCCCCATGTCTGTTTTATAGGTCCTCTTGCAAATTTTAATGGTAAAGAATCAGTAGTTGAAGCTGCCAAAAATTTTTCGATGTTTTTCAGGAGGCTTACAATCCGAGAAAGATTTATTTCTGGCAATAAGGTTATGCTAGTGTTGGATTTTGATTGTTCTGATCCTGTCGGTACTCTTCGAGGTGCTTCATTTTTATCATTTAGTGATGGTCTCATTTCTCGCATAGAATTGTTCTACGATGCTCGTCCTTTTGAAAAGAAAAAAGATGAGATTTTTACTCAAAATTGA
- the bcp gene encoding thioredoxin-dependent thiol peroxidase produces the protein MELAVGNSAADFSLPADSGENLSLSGFFGKKNVVLYFYPKDGTPICTMEAKGFRDKIDDFSSLDTVIIGVSKDSVERHANFKAKYSLPFYLVSDENGEMLEKYGVWVEKSMFFKKYIGIERTTFLIDKQGKIMKIWKNVKISGHVDEVLEEIKKNID, from the coding sequence ATGGAATTAGCAGTAGGAAATAGTGCAGCCGATTTTAGCTTGCCAGCAGATTCTGGTGAAAATTTGTCACTGAGTGGATTTTTTGGTAAAAAAAATGTAGTTCTTTATTTTTATCCTAAAGATGGTACTCCTATTTGTACGATGGAAGCAAAAGGCTTTAGAGATAAAATAGATGATTTTTCTTCCCTTGACACAGTGATAATTGGTGTATCAAAAGATAGTGTTGAGCGCCATGCTAACTTCAAAGCAAAATATTCTCTGCCATTTTATTTGGTTTCTGATGAGAATGGTGAAATGTTGGAAAAATACGGTGTTTGGGTAGAAAAAAGCATGTTTTTTAAAAAGTATATAGGAATAGAGCGCACTACTTTTTTAATAGATAAACAAGGTAAAATAATGAAGATCTGGAAAAATGTAAAAATTAGTGGACATGTTGATGAGGTTCTAGAAGAAATAAAGAAGAATATAGATTAA
- a CDS encoding IS982 family transposase, producing the protein MKKDITELYCCVEDFCRAVDDNFANRFLSNGKKPTRVPEIAHSEILTIILLYHKSPCKNFKAFYLCYLQLFYRSEFSKLPSYHRFIALKPRVLWYLALLLQWFCEQAKMTGISYIDSTSIAVCHRKRISRNKVFKGLAELGKNTYGWFFGFKLHVVINEIGEIQGVTLTRGNVDDRKPVPTLTKKLTGLLFGDKGYIKKELFEKLFDRGLKLVTKVKKGMKNALISLKEKILLGKRSIVETVFGCLKNKFELEHTRHRSTVNFLVHIFSTLISYSMQSKKPCISQLYFVG; encoded by the coding sequence ATGAAGAAAGATATTACAGAACTGTACTGTTGCGTCGAGGATTTTTGTCGTGCGGTAGATGATAATTTTGCAAATAGGTTCTTATCAAACGGCAAAAAACCAACCAGAGTACCAGAAATAGCGCACTCAGAAATTCTAACCATAATCCTATTATACCATAAATCACCATGTAAAAACTTCAAGGCTTTTTATCTTTGTTATCTTCAGTTATTCTATAGATCAGAGTTTTCAAAGCTGCCTTCATATCACAGATTTATTGCCTTAAAGCCGCGAGTTTTGTGGTATTTAGCATTACTTTTGCAATGGTTTTGTGAACAAGCAAAAATGACCGGGATTTCCTACATAGATTCTACTTCAATAGCAGTATGCCATCGAAAAAGAATCTCAAGAAATAAGGTTTTCAAAGGATTAGCAGAGTTAGGAAAGAATACTTACGGCTGGTTTTTTGGTTTTAAATTACATGTAGTAATCAATGAAATAGGTGAAATTCAAGGTGTTACGCTAACCAGAGGTAACGTCGATGACAGAAAACCTGTACCAACTCTAACCAAAAAACTAACTGGACTTTTGTTTGGAGATAAGGGCTATATAAAGAAAGAGCTCTTTGAGAAACTATTCGATAGAGGTCTAAAACTCGTCACTAAAGTGAAAAAAGGTATGAAAAATGCACTGATTTCGCTGAAAGAGAAGATTTTACTAGGGAAAAGATCGATTGTTGAAACGGTTTTTGGCTGCCTAAAAAACAAATTTGAACTTGAGCACACTCGGCATAGATCCACAGTAAATTTCTTGGTACATATTTTTTCTACCCTCATTTCTTATTCAATGCAATCGAAAAAGCCCTGTATTTCTCAGCTTTACTTCGTTGGTTAA
- the argB gene encoding acetylglutamate kinase produces the protein MKSSEFLRDEVLFKQKAEILIEVLSNIPSFVGETFIIKCGGITISDETLFNTFVHNVVLLKQLGINPVIVHDGEYEINSVLKMLGMDSKFVNDTRLTDKDTMKIIEMALCGSVNKKIVQHINSVGGLAIGLCGKDGNLIKAEKITATLREDRSNNIEKILDMGFIGRPTEINPDILFFIEESDFIPVIAPIGHGKNGETYHIDADSTASAIAIAVSASKMITFSDTGEEIDKIGGRKISVKNLNASIDCGKIQGEKFIQRLMAYTKMVEECAGVVHIFDGRIPNIMLDLFTENNSSISIVGDL, from the coding sequence ATGAAGAGTAGTGAATTTTTAAGGGATGAGGTATTATTTAAACAAAAAGCAGAAATATTAATTGAAGTGTTATCTAATATACCTAGCTTTGTGGGCGAAACTTTTATTATCAAATGTGGCGGCATAACGATCTCAGATGAAACACTATTTAATACTTTTGTGCATAATGTTGTCTTATTGAAACAGCTTGGTATAAATCCGGTGATAGTTCATGACGGAGAATATGAAATTAACTCGGTGTTAAAAATGCTGGGTATGGACAGTAAGTTTGTGAATGATACCAGGCTCACGGACAAAGATACTATGAAAATCATTGAAATGGCGCTATGTGGTTCAGTTAATAAAAAAATTGTTCAGCATATAAATTCTGTTGGTGGTTTAGCTATTGGATTATGTGGAAAAGATGGTAACTTAATTAAAGCCGAAAAAATAACCGCTACGCTTAGAGAAGATAGATCAAATAATATTGAAAAGATATTAGACATGGGATTCATCGGTAGACCAACTGAAATCAATCCTGATATATTATTTTTTATTGAAGAATCAGATTTTATACCAGTTATTGCACCCATTGGTCATGGAAAAAATGGGGAAACATATCATATTGATGCCGATAGCACTGCAAGCGCAATTGCAATTGCAGTTTCTGCATCTAAAATGATAACCTTTAGCGATACAGGTGAAGAAATAGATAAAATTGGTGGCAGGAAGATATCTGTTAAAAATTTAAATGCATCGATTGATTGTGGCAAAATTCAAGGAGAAAAATTTATTCAAAGGCTTATGGCATATACTAAAATGGTAGAGGAATGTGCTGGAGTTGTTCACATATTTGATGGTAGAATACCTAACATTATGCTTGATTTATTTACTGAAAATAATTCGAGCATATCAATTGTGGGTGATTTATAA
- the yihA gene encoding ribosome biogenesis GTP-binding protein YihA/YsxC → MMAKQITSSCNFIFGALDIKSLPDESAPEIAFAGRSNVGKSSLINLLINSKKAARVSSKPGCTRQINFYSMYNDKFRLVDLPGYGYSHAGKEEIIQYLNLIEYYLIQRRNLRRVFVLIDSKVGLKEMDKDFIYWLIYNNINFNVVLTKIDKVSQKSLVAVIEDIQKWINNENVSIHQISTRVKCKITKVRDEFFKFTR, encoded by the coding sequence ATAATGGCAAAACAGATAACATCAAGCTGCAATTTCATATTTGGAGCTTTAGACATAAAATCATTACCAGATGAGTCAGCTCCAGAGATTGCGTTTGCTGGTAGATCAAATGTAGGAAAATCCAGTCTGATCAACTTACTGATAAACAGCAAAAAAGCTGCTAGAGTTTCCTCTAAACCTGGATGCACTAGACAAATAAATTTTTATTCTATGTACAATGATAAGTTCAGGCTTGTTGACCTACCAGGGTATGGCTACTCTCATGCAGGCAAGGAGGAAATTATACAATATTTAAACTTAATTGAGTATTATCTAATTCAAAGAAGAAATCTAAGAAGAGTGTTTGTGTTGATAGATAGCAAGGTAGGATTAAAAGAAATGGACAAAGACTTCATTTATTGGTTAATATATAATAATATTAACTTTAACGTTGTGCTAACAAAAATAGATAAAGTAAGTCAAAAAAGCTTAGTTGCTGTTATAGAAGATATTCAAAAATGGATTAATAATGAGAATGTGTCAATTCATCAAATAAGCACCCGTGTCAAGTGTAAAATAACCAAGGTAAGAGATGAGTTTTTCAAGTTTACAAGATAA
- the prfA gene encoding peptide chain release factor 1 produces the protein MNIENNLQDLKKKFNDIERNLENPANLSQKEFITLSKEYSELRPIIKIIDEYNTLKEEISDLEEIMKDENSEGDIKELAKEEFFEKHKVLLPKVKAKLKLALLPKDEDDSRNAILEIRAGTGGEEAALFAAMLFRMYQKYAERRNWKFEPISISNTGIGGYKEASALINGTEVFARLKFESGVHRVQRVPETESSGRLHTSAATVAILPEVEEVDFKIEEKDLRIDVYRSSGPGGQSVNTTDSAVRVTHLPTGIVVIQQDEKSQHKNKAKALKVLRARLYEIERHKKEMERSTMRKSQIGSGDRSERIRTYNFPQSRITDHRINLTSHRLEQIIKEGELDEFIEALISRNEAERLAGEN, from the coding sequence ATGAATATAGAGAATAATTTACAAGACTTGAAGAAAAAATTTAATGATATAGAGAGGAACTTGGAAAACCCTGCCAATTTAAGTCAAAAAGAATTCATTACCCTTTCAAAGGAATACTCTGAGCTCAGGCCAATAATCAAGATAATTGATGAATACAACACGCTGAAAGAGGAAATTTCAGATTTAGAAGAAATAATGAAGGATGAAAACAGTGAAGGTGATATAAAAGAGTTAGCAAAAGAAGAATTTTTCGAAAAGCACAAGGTATTATTACCAAAAGTAAAAGCAAAACTAAAGTTAGCATTATTGCCCAAAGATGAAGATGACTCAAGAAATGCAATATTAGAAATCAGAGCGGGCACAGGCGGAGAAGAAGCAGCATTATTTGCAGCGATGTTATTTCGTATGTATCAAAAATATGCAGAAAGAAGAAATTGGAAGTTCGAGCCAATAAGCATTTCTAACACAGGTATAGGTGGCTATAAGGAAGCTTCTGCACTCATTAATGGAACAGAAGTTTTTGCAAGGTTGAAATTTGAATCAGGGGTACACAGAGTACAGAGAGTGCCAGAAACTGAATCCTCAGGAAGGTTGCATACCTCTGCCGCTACTGTTGCGATATTACCTGAAGTAGAAGAAGTTGACTTTAAAATAGAAGAAAAAGACTTACGCATAGATGTTTATAGATCCAGTGGTCCTGGAGGGCAGTCAGTGAATACAACTGACAGCGCAGTAAGGGTCACCCACTTGCCAACAGGGATAGTTGTAATACAGCAAGATGAAAAATCGCAACACAAAAATAAAGCTAAAGCGCTCAAAGTATTGAGGGCAAGGCTATACGAAATTGAAAGACACAAAAAAGAAATGGAAAGGTCAACAATGAGAAAAAGTCAGATAGGCTCTGGTGATCGTTCCGAGCGCATAAGAACATATAATTTCCCACAATCAAGAATCACAGATCATAGAATTAATCTAACTTCACATCGGCTAGAGCAGATTATAAAAGAAGGTGAACTAGATGAATTTATTGAGGCATTAATCTCACGTAATGAAGCAGAAAGGTTAGCGGGAGAAAACTAA
- a CDS encoding MFS transporter: MLLPFLLILSLIAKFIEIDISVPSFPDMVRYFNVSEGTIQLTIAYNFLGLCMGGLFFGPLSECYGRRRMMIIGNTLLLIGAVGCVFAPSIFWLLISRFVQGIGVSTSVVVFAIVADSYKGDEAVKFIGIMNSVLTVVMAIAPVLGSFINGAVGWRGNYASVATICLISWILLLLWILLLLALPETKKDRDIFSLKKMMKDYGKLLLSSRFMAPSLVISLFSAAYMSFITCGPFLYMETFGLSSTIYALHQGAIVGSFSLISLFTGKILQKLGAIRCVAYGAGVIMIGSILLLIFSMVTPYSFYLVTLSMVIFAIGCAMCQAVLFNASLNVFPEIKGTASSAVAFIRSFIMAVFIGLTSYVYNGQTISAAILVFSAVVLELIFTAYLLRLKDAV; encoded by the coding sequence ATGTTACTACCATTTCTGTTAATCCTGTCTCTAATTGCCAAGTTCATTGAAATTGATATTTCCGTACCTAGTTTTCCTGATATGGTGCGCTATTTTAACGTATCAGAAGGCACAATTCAATTAACTATCGCTTATAATTTCCTAGGCTTGTGCATGGGAGGGTTGTTTTTTGGTCCATTGTCTGAATGCTATGGCAGAAGAAGGATGATGATCATAGGTAACACTTTGTTATTAATTGGCGCTGTTGGTTGTGTTTTTGCACCGTCGATTTTTTGGCTTTTAATTTCTCGCTTTGTTCAGGGCATTGGTGTCAGCACGTCTGTAGTTGTGTTTGCAATCGTTGCAGACAGCTATAAAGGCGACGAAGCGGTGAAATTTATTGGAATCATGAATTCTGTTCTTACAGTTGTCATGGCAATTGCACCTGTTTTAGGAAGTTTTATCAATGGTGCTGTAGGGTGGCGTGGTAATTATGCAAGTGTTGCAACAATTTGTTTGATCTCTTGGATTTTGCTGCTCTTATGGATTTTGCTGCTCTTAGCGTTACCAGAAACAAAAAAGGACCGCGATATTTTTAGTTTGAAAAAGATGATGAAAGACTATGGAAAGCTATTATTGAGTTCAAGGTTTATGGCGCCATCTTTGGTAATAAGCCTCTTTTCTGCTGCTTATATGTCATTTATCACTTGTGGACCTTTCTTGTATATGGAAACTTTTGGTTTATCTAGCACTATTTATGCACTACATCAAGGTGCAATAGTTGGATCCTTCTCACTCATCAGTCTATTCACTGGTAAAATTTTACAGAAACTTGGGGCAATAAGGTGTGTAGCTTATGGCGCGGGTGTGATCATGATTGGATCTATATTGCTTTTGATATTCAGTATGGTTACACCCTATTCTTTCTACTTAGTGACACTATCTATGGTCATTTTCGCTATTGGTTGTGCAATGTGCCAGGCAGTGCTTTTTAACGCATCACTGAATGTTTTTCCTGAAATTAAGGGCACAGCTTCTTCTGCAGTTGCATTCATCAGGTCTTTTATCATGGCTGTCTTTATCGGCTTAACAAGCTACGTTTACAATGGTCAAACAATCAGTGCAGCTATTCTTGTTTTTTCTGCAGTGGTACTAGAACTTATTTTTACTGCATATTTATTGCGTTTAAAAGATGCAGTATAG